The following proteins come from a genomic window of Drosophila sulfurigaster albostrigata strain 15112-1811.04 chromosome X, ASM2355843v2, whole genome shotgun sequence:
- the LOC133847986 gene encoding neprilysin-3 isoform X2: MSAKMTRYKQTEFTEDDSSSIGGIQLNEASGHPGMQIRYHTARATWNWRSRNKTEKLLLIVTFVMAIVILTQFCVLFSNNSNDNTKHVLHVQPHKKDCLSANELPCLNEHCIFASSEILRSIDVTVDPCDDFYGYACNQWIKNNPIPEGKSTWGTFGKLEQMNQLIIRNVLDKPAKSFKSNAERKAKVYYESCLDVDEHMEKLGAKPMNDLLTKIGGWNVTQSGYNVTKWKLGSALKILHNKYNFNCLFGWAIGEDDKNSTRHVIQIDQGGLTLPTADYYNNKTDIHRKVLSEYIEYMTKICVLLGANETDARAQMEGVINFEKKLANITIPMEDRRNEEAMYHPMKLKELNVLAPFLNWTDHFDNAMQLVNRRVTDNEVVVVYAPDFLKNLSNIIMSMQQTEAGKITLNNYLTWQAVRTLTSCLSKPFRDAYKGVRKALMGSDGGEEVWRYCVSDTNNVVGFAVGAIFVRQAFHGESKPAAEQMIGEIREAFKMNLQNLSWVDKQTRERAIEKANEISDMIGFPDYILDPIELDKKYAELNITADAYFENNIQVAIYNLKSNLKKLDQPVNKTNWGMTPQTVNAYYTPTKNQIVFPAGILQTPFFDINNPKSLNFGAMGVVMGHELTHAFDDQGREYDKYGNINRWWDAKSIERFNEKSECIARQYSGFKLNGRNLNGKQTLGENIADNGGLKAAYHAYLRTKPEKDADVLRLPGLNLTHEQLFFVSFAQVWCSSTTDETNLLQMEKDPHSPSQFRVIGTLSNMKEFAEVFQCKPDKRMNPTKKCEVW; encoded by the exons ATGAGCGCAAAG ATGACACGCTACAAACAGACCGAATTTACGGAAGATGATTCAAGTTCAATTGGCGGCATTCAGCTGAACGAGGCGTCGGGACATCCAGGCATGCAGATACGCTATCATACGGCGCGG gCAACATGGAACTGGCGATCACgaaacaaaaccgaaaaactCTTACTGATTGTCACATTTGTGATGGCAATTGTGATTTTAACACAGTTCTGTGTTTTATTCTCCAATAACTCAAATGACAACACAAAGCATGTGTTGCATGTGCAGCCCCACAAGAAAG ATTGCCTCTCGGCCAATGAGTTGCCTTGCCTCAATGAGCACTGCATATTTGCATCGAGTGAGATTCTAAGGTCGATCGATGTCACTGTGGATCCCTGCGATGATTTCTATGGATATGCATG CAATCAGTGGATCAAAAACAATCCCATACCCGAGGGCAAATCAACGTGGGGCACTTTTGGCAAGCTGGagcagatgaatcagctgaTCATACGCAATGTGCTGGACAAGCCGGCCAAGAGTTTCAAATCGAACGCAGAGCGCAAGGCAAAAGTCTACTACGAGTCCTGCCTAGATGTGGATGAGCACATGGAGAAGTTGGGCGCGAAGCCAATGAATGATTTGCTCACCAAAATCGGAGGCTGGAATGTGACGCAGAGTGGCTACAATGTGACCAAATGGAAACTGGGCAGTGCACTCAAAATATTGCACAACAA ATACAATTTCAACTGTTTGTTTGGTTGGGCCATTGGCGAAGATGACAAGAACTCCACTCGCCACGTTATACAGATTGATCAGGGTGGCCTCACGTTGCCCACCGCGGATTATTACAACAATAAGACGGACATTCATCGCAAGGTGCTCAGCGAGTATATCGAATACATGACCAAGATCTGTGTACTTTTGGGTGCCAATGAGACGGATGCACGTGCCCAGATGGAGGGCGTCATCAATTTTGAGAAGAAACTTGCCAACATCACCATCCCGATGGAGGATCGACGCAACGAGGAGGCAATGTATCATCCCATGAAACTGAAGGAACTCAATGTGCTTGCTCCGTTTCTCAACTGGACCGATCACTTCGATAATGCCATGCAGTTGGTGAACAGACGCGTCACCGACAACGAAGTTGTCGTCGTCTATGCGCCCGACTTCCTCAAGAATCTCTCCAACATCATAATGAGCATGCAGCAAACGGAAGCTGGCAAAAT CACTCTGAACAACTATCTGACGTGGCAGGCAGTGCGCACGCTGACCAGCTGCTTGTCCAAGCCCTTCAGGGATGCGTATAAGGGCGTGCGTAAGGCGTTGATGGGCTCCGATGGCGGCGAGGAGGTGTGGCGCTATTGCGTCTCCGATACGAACAATGTGGTTGGCTTTGCAGTCGGTGCGATATTTGTGCGGCAGGCCTTCCATGGCGAATCCAAGCCAGCGGCGGAGCAAATGATCGGCGAGATACGCGAAGcctttaaaatgaatttacaaAATCTCAGCTGGGTAGACAAGCAGACGCGTGAGCGCGCCATTGAGAAGGCCAATGAGATCTCAGATATGATCGGTTTCCCCGACTACATACTCGATCCGATTGAGTTGGATAAGAAATATGCTGAACTGAATATCACAGCTGATGCGTATTTCGAGAATAACATTCAAGTGGCCATTTACAATTTGAAGAGCAATCTGAAGAAGTTGGATCAGCCAGTGAATAAGACGAATTGGGGCATGACACCGCAAACAGTGAATGCTTATTATACGCCGaccaaaaatcaaattgttttccCCGCCGGCATCCTGCAGACACCGTTCTTCGACATCAACAATCCCAAGAGTCTCAATTTTGGTGCCATGGGCGTTGTGATGGGTCACGAGCTGACGCATGCCTTCGATGATCAGGGACGGGAGTATGACAAATATGGCAATATTAATCGTTGGTGGGATGCCAAGAGCATCGAACGTTTCAATGAGAAATCCGAGTGCATAGCTCGACAATACAGCGGCTTTAAGCTCAACGGACGCAATCTGAATGGCAAACAGACGTTGG GCGAGAACATTGCTGACAATGGCGGCCTGAAGGCTGCATATCATGCCTATTTGCGCACTAAGCCCGAAAAGGATGCAGATGTCCTTAGGCTGCCCGGCTTGAATTTAACGCATGAGCAACTCTTCTTTGTGTCCTTTGCCCAG GTTTGGTGCTCCAGCACAACGGATGAGACAAATCTGCTGCAAATGGAAAAGGATCCGCATTCACCGTCGCAATTTCGCGTTATTGGCACGCTGTCGAATATGAAGGAATTCGCCGAGGTATTCCAGTGTAAGCCCGACAAACGCATGAATCCGACCAAGAAGTGCGAAGTCTGGTAA
- the LOC133848602 gene encoding uncharacterized protein LOC133848602: MSQSDRRNCVVVICLLATLSLVYAQGTWGGGNAAGAGAWSNSQPGGAAGMHPPGSLGGQDPQISYGYAGVDSRGGAYGGAAGNGGYYVSGTDEHGRPFSYNGGVGAGGQPLPGQPGYRNYGYYSGAGAVVASLSMALAMALLASRS, from the exons ATGTCTCAAAGCGATCGTCGGAattgtgttgttgtgatttGCCTTTTGGCCACACTCTCCCTGG TGTATGCCCAGGGCACTTGGGGCGGCGGCAACGCAGCCGGCGCTGGCGCCTGGTCCAATTCACAGCCCGGCGGCGCAGCTGGAATGCATCCACCCGGCAGCCTCGGTGGCCAGGATCCACAGATAAGCTACGGCTATGCGGGCGTCGATTCCCGAGGCGGCGCCTACGGCGGAGCTGCCGGCAATGGGGGATACTATGTGAGCGGCACCGACGAGCATGGACGTCCCTTCTCCTACAACGGCGGCGTCGGAGCTGGCGGACAACCTTTGCCCGGACAGCCGGGCTATCGCAACTATGGATACTATAGCGGAGCTGGCGCTGTGGTCGCATCTCTGAGCATGGCTCTGGCCATGGCTTTGCTTGCCTCCAGATCGTAG
- the LOC133847986 gene encoding neprilysin-3 isoform X1: MWLTDCRTMTRYKQTEFTEDDSSSIGGIQLNEASGHPGMQIRYHTARATWNWRSRNKTEKLLLIVTFVMAIVILTQFCVLFSNNSNDNTKHVLHVQPHKKDCLSANELPCLNEHCIFASSEILRSIDVTVDPCDDFYGYACNQWIKNNPIPEGKSTWGTFGKLEQMNQLIIRNVLDKPAKSFKSNAERKAKVYYESCLDVDEHMEKLGAKPMNDLLTKIGGWNVTQSGYNVTKWKLGSALKILHNKYNFNCLFGWAIGEDDKNSTRHVIQIDQGGLTLPTADYYNNKTDIHRKVLSEYIEYMTKICVLLGANETDARAQMEGVINFEKKLANITIPMEDRRNEEAMYHPMKLKELNVLAPFLNWTDHFDNAMQLVNRRVTDNEVVVVYAPDFLKNLSNIIMSMQQTEAGKITLNNYLTWQAVRTLTSCLSKPFRDAYKGVRKALMGSDGGEEVWRYCVSDTNNVVGFAVGAIFVRQAFHGESKPAAEQMIGEIREAFKMNLQNLSWVDKQTRERAIEKANEISDMIGFPDYILDPIELDKKYAELNITADAYFENNIQVAIYNLKSNLKKLDQPVNKTNWGMTPQTVNAYYTPTKNQIVFPAGILQTPFFDINNPKSLNFGAMGVVMGHELTHAFDDQGREYDKYGNINRWWDAKSIERFNEKSECIARQYSGFKLNGRNLNGKQTLGENIADNGGLKAAYHAYLRTKPEKDADVLRLPGLNLTHEQLFFVSFAQVWCSSTTDETNLLQMEKDPHSPSQFRVIGTLSNMKEFAEVFQCKPDKRMNPTKKCEVW, translated from the exons ATGTGGCTCACCGATTGTCGCAcg ATGACACGCTACAAACAGACCGAATTTACGGAAGATGATTCAAGTTCAATTGGCGGCATTCAGCTGAACGAGGCGTCGGGACATCCAGGCATGCAGATACGCTATCATACGGCGCGG gCAACATGGAACTGGCGATCACgaaacaaaaccgaaaaactCTTACTGATTGTCACATTTGTGATGGCAATTGTGATTTTAACACAGTTCTGTGTTTTATTCTCCAATAACTCAAATGACAACACAAAGCATGTGTTGCATGTGCAGCCCCACAAGAAAG ATTGCCTCTCGGCCAATGAGTTGCCTTGCCTCAATGAGCACTGCATATTTGCATCGAGTGAGATTCTAAGGTCGATCGATGTCACTGTGGATCCCTGCGATGATTTCTATGGATATGCATG CAATCAGTGGATCAAAAACAATCCCATACCCGAGGGCAAATCAACGTGGGGCACTTTTGGCAAGCTGGagcagatgaatcagctgaTCATACGCAATGTGCTGGACAAGCCGGCCAAGAGTTTCAAATCGAACGCAGAGCGCAAGGCAAAAGTCTACTACGAGTCCTGCCTAGATGTGGATGAGCACATGGAGAAGTTGGGCGCGAAGCCAATGAATGATTTGCTCACCAAAATCGGAGGCTGGAATGTGACGCAGAGTGGCTACAATGTGACCAAATGGAAACTGGGCAGTGCACTCAAAATATTGCACAACAA ATACAATTTCAACTGTTTGTTTGGTTGGGCCATTGGCGAAGATGACAAGAACTCCACTCGCCACGTTATACAGATTGATCAGGGTGGCCTCACGTTGCCCACCGCGGATTATTACAACAATAAGACGGACATTCATCGCAAGGTGCTCAGCGAGTATATCGAATACATGACCAAGATCTGTGTACTTTTGGGTGCCAATGAGACGGATGCACGTGCCCAGATGGAGGGCGTCATCAATTTTGAGAAGAAACTTGCCAACATCACCATCCCGATGGAGGATCGACGCAACGAGGAGGCAATGTATCATCCCATGAAACTGAAGGAACTCAATGTGCTTGCTCCGTTTCTCAACTGGACCGATCACTTCGATAATGCCATGCAGTTGGTGAACAGACGCGTCACCGACAACGAAGTTGTCGTCGTCTATGCGCCCGACTTCCTCAAGAATCTCTCCAACATCATAATGAGCATGCAGCAAACGGAAGCTGGCAAAAT CACTCTGAACAACTATCTGACGTGGCAGGCAGTGCGCACGCTGACCAGCTGCTTGTCCAAGCCCTTCAGGGATGCGTATAAGGGCGTGCGTAAGGCGTTGATGGGCTCCGATGGCGGCGAGGAGGTGTGGCGCTATTGCGTCTCCGATACGAACAATGTGGTTGGCTTTGCAGTCGGTGCGATATTTGTGCGGCAGGCCTTCCATGGCGAATCCAAGCCAGCGGCGGAGCAAATGATCGGCGAGATACGCGAAGcctttaaaatgaatttacaaAATCTCAGCTGGGTAGACAAGCAGACGCGTGAGCGCGCCATTGAGAAGGCCAATGAGATCTCAGATATGATCGGTTTCCCCGACTACATACTCGATCCGATTGAGTTGGATAAGAAATATGCTGAACTGAATATCACAGCTGATGCGTATTTCGAGAATAACATTCAAGTGGCCATTTACAATTTGAAGAGCAATCTGAAGAAGTTGGATCAGCCAGTGAATAAGACGAATTGGGGCATGACACCGCAAACAGTGAATGCTTATTATACGCCGaccaaaaatcaaattgttttccCCGCCGGCATCCTGCAGACACCGTTCTTCGACATCAACAATCCCAAGAGTCTCAATTTTGGTGCCATGGGCGTTGTGATGGGTCACGAGCTGACGCATGCCTTCGATGATCAGGGACGGGAGTATGACAAATATGGCAATATTAATCGTTGGTGGGATGCCAAGAGCATCGAACGTTTCAATGAGAAATCCGAGTGCATAGCTCGACAATACAGCGGCTTTAAGCTCAACGGACGCAATCTGAATGGCAAACAGACGTTGG GCGAGAACATTGCTGACAATGGCGGCCTGAAGGCTGCATATCATGCCTATTTGCGCACTAAGCCCGAAAAGGATGCAGATGTCCTTAGGCTGCCCGGCTTGAATTTAACGCATGAGCAACTCTTCTTTGTGTCCTTTGCCCAG GTTTGGTGCTCCAGCACAACGGATGAGACAAATCTGCTGCAAATGGAAAAGGATCCGCATTCACCGTCGCAATTTCGCGTTATTGGCACGCTGTCGAATATGAAGGAATTCGCCGAGGTATTCCAGTGTAAGCCCGACAAACGCATGAATCCGACCAAGAAGTGCGAAGTCTGGTAA